A window from Salinigranum halophilum encodes these proteins:
- a CDS encoding PLDc N-terminal domain-containing protein, translated as MASLRSPLALFVGFFVFVSIPLVAMWVSVGDPALLLPLLGFVVYFLVAHVVVPGWVYLDAKSARNDYAVAWTVLSFFVPLVGALVYLLLVRSRRDVASSG; from the coding sequence ATGGCTTCGCTCCGCTCCCCCCTCGCCCTGTTCGTCGGCTTCTTCGTCTTCGTCAGCATCCCGCTCGTCGCCATGTGGGTCTCCGTCGGCGACCCGGCCCTCCTCCTCCCGCTGCTCGGTTTCGTCGTCTACTTCCTCGTCGCGCACGTCGTCGTCCCCGGGTGGGTCTACCTCGACGCCAAGAGCGCGAGGAACGACTACGCCGTCGCCTGGACCGTCCTGAGCTTCTTCGTCCCGCTCGTCGGGGCACTGGTCTACCTGTTGCTCGTGCGCAGCCGCCGGGACGTGGCGTCGAGCGGCTAG
- a CDS encoding DUF460 domain-containing protein has product MNDRTSALDSLVFGVDIQSGDVRGDTPSYAVVAFDGEQVDRDVVSHRKLRRLIERETPAIVATDNMYELAADKDDLVRFLRALPSGTKLVQVTGAERPEPLSRVASRHGVPYGKKPMKEAEAAARLAAANVGYEVSAFENTTTVKVSRGRSTGKGGWSADRYTRRIHGSVKRTTRQVESKLKEAGLAYERDVTEKYGGYANAVFTVEAPPGDIPVSSRRSGDTRVEVERERRDGIEFEPLVKRRDYVIVGIDPGTTTAAAVVGLDGSVLDVFSTRTEDTAGVIEWLIERGRPLLVAADVTPIPETVEKFRRSFDAAGWTPPKDLPVDEKLHRTRAVEYDNDHERDALAAALFAFDDHEDQFERISRKVPPNVERGLVISRVLGNDESVESVLRDLTEDENEEEETHEHQERELTEEERELRRLRDRAARLESQVEDLEATVEEKEATIEEYREELSDARREERRKARERQEVSRLEREKSRLERELSQERARSEELDGKLERLKALWKLDHSNFADVNTEKNLVPVKVVEQFTRDAIEQTVEQYGIAAGDVVYLRDASGAGRSTAERLADLEPRVVIRRGGLSQVADQVLFDHGVPVAPVEDVTIQEVDELAVARESEVGAAIDDWEVRAEERRKEQKSSMVDQIISEHRAESRAESRE; this is encoded by the coding sequence GTGAACGACAGGACGAGCGCGCTCGACTCGCTCGTGTTCGGCGTCGACATCCAGAGCGGTGACGTCCGTGGGGACACGCCGTCGTACGCCGTCGTCGCCTTCGACGGCGAGCAGGTCGACCGCGATGTCGTGTCGCACCGCAAGCTCCGGCGGCTCATCGAGCGGGAGACCCCCGCCATCGTCGCCACCGACAACATGTACGAGCTCGCGGCCGACAAGGACGACCTGGTCCGGTTCCTGCGGGCACTCCCGTCCGGGACGAAGCTCGTCCAGGTGACCGGTGCCGAGCGCCCCGAGCCCCTCTCACGGGTGGCGTCGAGACACGGCGTCCCCTACGGGAAGAAGCCGATGAAGGAGGCCGAAGCGGCGGCTCGACTGGCCGCGGCGAACGTCGGCTACGAGGTGTCGGCGTTCGAGAACACCACCACTGTCAAAGTCTCGCGCGGACGCTCGACGGGGAAGGGCGGATGGAGCGCCGACCGCTACACGCGGCGTATCCACGGCTCGGTGAAGCGAACCACGCGGCAGGTCGAGTCCAAGCTGAAAGAGGCGGGGCTGGCGTACGAACGGGACGTCACCGAGAAGTACGGCGGCTACGCCAACGCCGTCTTCACCGTCGAGGCTCCCCCCGGTGACATTCCGGTCTCCTCGCGACGCTCGGGCGACACCAGGGTCGAAGTCGAACGAGAACGGCGCGACGGCATCGAGTTCGAACCGCTGGTGAAGCGCCGCGACTACGTCATCGTCGGCATCGACCCGGGGACGACGACGGCCGCCGCGGTCGTGGGGCTGGACGGCTCGGTCCTTGACGTCTTCTCCACACGGACCGAAGACACCGCGGGCGTCATCGAGTGGCTCATCGAGCGGGGCCGGCCGCTGCTCGTCGCGGCGGACGTGACGCCGATTCCCGAGACCGTCGAGAAGTTCCGGCGGAGCTTCGACGCCGCCGGGTGGACACCACCGAAAGACCTCCCGGTCGACGAGAAGCTCCACCGCACCCGAGCGGTCGAGTACGACAACGACCACGAGCGGGACGCGCTGGCGGCGGCACTGTTCGCGTTCGACGACCACGAGGACCAGTTCGAGCGCATCTCACGGAAGGTCCCACCGAACGTCGAGCGAGGGCTCGTCATCTCGCGCGTCCTCGGCAACGACGAGAGCGTCGAGAGCGTCCTGCGCGACCTCACCGAAGACGAGAACGAAGAAGAAGAGACCCACGAGCATCAAGAGCGCGAACTCACGGAGGAGGAAAGAGAGCTCCGCCGACTGCGCGACCGGGCCGCACGGCTGGAGTCGCAGGTCGAAGACCTCGAAGCGACCGTCGAAGAGAAGGAGGCCACCATCGAGGAGTACCGCGAGGAACTCTCGGATGCGCGACGCGAGGAGCGGCGGAAGGCGCGCGAGCGCCAGGAGGTCTCCCGGCTGGAGCGCGAGAAGAGCCGGCTCGAACGCGAACTCTCACAGGAGCGAGCGCGGAGCGAGGAACTCGACGGGAAGCTCGAGCGGCTGAAGGCGCTGTGGAAGCTCGACCACTCGAACTTCGCGGACGTCAACACGGAGAAGAACCTCGTCCCCGTGAAGGTGGTCGAGCAGTTCACCCGCGACGCCATCGAGCAGACGGTCGAGCAGTACGGCATCGCCGCGGGCGACGTGGTCTACCTGAGAGACGCCTCCGGCGCGGGCCGGTCGACGGCCGAGCGACTCGCCGACCTCGAACCCCGCGTCGTCATTCGCCGAGGGGGCCTCTCGCAGGTGGCCGACCAGGTGTTGTTCGACCACGGTGTCCCCGTCGCGCCCGTAGAGGACGTGACCATCCAGGAGGTGGACGAGTTGGCCGTCGCCCGCGAGTCGGAGGTCGGGGCGGCCATCGACGACTGGGAAGTACGGGCGGAGGAGCGGCGGAAGGAGCAGAAGTCGAGCATGGTCGACCAGATCATCTCCGAACACCGCGCGGAGTCCCGGGCGGAAAGCAGAGAGTAA
- a CDS encoding winged helix-turn-helix transcriptional regulator translates to MTTCSRSRCVCPDGDLMDVLASRYTMQLVCIVDAHGTVRFSELESHLPDASTSTLSTRLTRLVEAGILDRQKYDEVPPRVEYELTRDGRGLARRTRSLLSWVDRHD, encoded by the coding sequence ATGACAACGTGTTCACGAAGCCGCTGTGTCTGTCCCGACGGTGACCTGATGGACGTGCTCGCGAGCCGGTACACGATGCAGCTCGTCTGTATCGTCGACGCCCACGGCACCGTCCGATTCTCCGAACTCGAGTCACACCTGCCCGACGCGAGTACGTCGACGCTGTCCACTCGACTGACTCGTCTCGTCGAGGCGGGGATTCTCGACCGACAGAAGTACGACGAGGTGCCGCCGCGCGTCGAGTACGAACTCACGCGTGACGGCCGCGGCCTCGCCCGCCGCACCCGTTCGCTCCTCTCGTGGGTCGACCGTCACGACTGA
- the rnz gene encoding ribonuclease Z, with product MRVTFLGTSGAVPTTERAPSAVFCNREGERYLFDCGEGTQRQMMRFGTGFSVSHLFVTHLHGDHVLGIPGLVQTWDFNDREEPLAIHAPPGSRKHVESLLHAGGHQPGFPIRVNEVSPGNVALDGEDFEVRAFRTEHRTRSVGWALVEDDRRGRFDRERAEELGVPVGPKFGRLHDGEAVELDDGRVVEPEQVVGEPRPGRKLVYTGDTRPVNSTAEVAQDADLLIHEATFASDEAARARSTGHTTGREAGELAQQVGVRRLALTHISSRYAGDASEIASEAARAFDGESFVAHDGLEVEVTYPDE from the coding sequence ATGCGCGTGACGTTTCTCGGGACGAGCGGGGCCGTGCCGACGACCGAGCGAGCCCCCTCGGCCGTCTTCTGCAACCGAGAGGGCGAGCGGTACCTCTTCGACTGCGGTGAGGGCACCCAACGCCAGATGATGCGCTTCGGGACCGGCTTTTCGGTCTCACACCTCTTCGTCACGCACCTCCACGGCGACCACGTCCTCGGGATTCCAGGACTGGTCCAGACGTGGGATTTCAACGACCGGGAGGAGCCGCTGGCGATCCACGCGCCGCCGGGGTCACGCAAACACGTCGAGTCGTTGCTGCACGCCGGTGGGCACCAGCCCGGGTTCCCGATTCGGGTGAACGAGGTCTCACCGGGGAACGTCGCCCTCGACGGCGAGGACTTCGAAGTACGGGCGTTCAGAACCGAACACCGCACACGCTCTGTGGGCTGGGCGCTGGTCGAAGACGACCGTCGCGGGCGGTTCGACCGCGAGCGCGCCGAGGAACTCGGGGTGCCTGTCGGCCCGAAGTTCGGCCGACTCCACGATGGGGAGGCCGTCGAACTCGACGACGGGCGCGTCGTCGAACCCGAACAGGTCGTCGGCGAGCCACGACCCGGACGGAAGCTGGTGTACACCGGCGACACGCGGCCGGTGAACTCGACGGCCGAGGTCGCCCAGGACGCCGACCTCCTCATCCACGAGGCGACCTTCGCGAGCGACGAGGCCGCCCGGGCCCGTTCGACGGGCCACACGACCGGGAGAGAGGCGGGCGAACTCGCCCAGCAGGTGGGGGTGCGACGCCTCGCACTGACCCACATCTCCTCGCGCTATGCGGGTGACGCCTCCGAAATCGCCTCGGAGGCCGCACGGGCGTTCGACGGTGAGTCGTTCGTCGCCCACGACGGCCTCGAGGTCGAGGTCACTTACCCCGACGAGTGA
- a CDS encoding DUF6920 family protein, translating into MGMLDRVLTRRSLLLAVLVTVLGLVGLARHRETRATERVVDRLLDEGAANEQRRDGTDARVDLPEPVQQYFETAFSGDPHRPRSVRIEQEGTLRVGGRESPWKPFTATHHATVHSPGFVWNATVTFAPFVSVRVRDAFVGGEGSARVALFGALSLGGETGSPELTEAALQRYLAEAVWYPAALRPENGVSWEGIDEQTARATLEAGKTTASLTFHFSTADGDGGETVVERVHTERRYRAVGDGFEPTPWTGLWREYEERDGRRVPTEGEVVWHLDDGDLHAWRGRVNEVEYRRERGHRRA; encoded by the coding sequence ATGGGTATGCTCGACCGTGTTCTCACGCGTCGCTCGCTGCTGCTCGCTGTCCTCGTCACCGTTCTGGGCCTCGTCGGTCTGGCGAGACACCGAGAGACACGAGCGACAGAACGGGTCGTCGACCGACTGCTCGATGAGGGAGCCGCGAATGAGCAGAGACGAGACGGGACGGACGCCCGTGTCGACCTCCCAGAGCCCGTTCAGCAGTACTTCGAGACAGCGTTCTCCGGCGACCCACACCGACCGCGGTCAGTTCGTATCGAACAGGAGGGAACACTTCGCGTCGGCGGTCGCGAGAGTCCGTGGAAGCCGTTTACCGCGACGCACCACGCGACGGTCCACTCCCCGGGGTTCGTCTGGAACGCGACGGTGACGTTCGCGCCCTTCGTGTCGGTTCGCGTCCGCGACGCCTTCGTCGGTGGGGAGGGGTCGGCTCGCGTCGCGCTGTTCGGCGCGCTCTCGCTCGGTGGCGAGACGGGAAGTCCAGAACTGACCGAAGCCGCCCTCCAGCGGTATCTCGCGGAGGCGGTCTGGTACCCGGCGGCGCTCCGCCCCGAGAACGGCGTGTCGTGGGAGGGAATCGACGAGCAGACCGCCAGAGCGACCCTCGAGGCCGGCAAAACGACGGCGTCGTTGACCTTTCACTTCTCGACTGCCGACGGCGACGGGGGCGAGACGGTCGTCGAACGCGTTCATACGGAGCGCCGATATCGAGCAGTGGGAGATGGGTTCGAGCCGACGCCGTGGACGGGCCTGTGGCGCGAGTACGAGGAGCGAGACGGGAGGCGCGTGCCAACAGAAGGTGAGGTCGTGTGGCATCTCGACGACGGTGACCTCCACGCGTGGCGCGGGCGGGTGAACGAGGTCGAGTACCGACGCGAGCGAGGGCACAGACGAGCGTAG
- a CDS encoding SHOCT domain-containing protein, translated as MRPLRSRHRNRATGIASLLVLGVGLTALFLGFDWFWVVFAVGFAVVVPIVSILAGEDESETDEFPTPPSEPTTDDPLETLRRRYAAGELTEEQFERKLEALLETETMEAVEDRARRRGRTPADDSVDDPETERETS; from the coding sequence ATGCGTCCTCTTCGGTCCCGGCACCGCAACCGGGCGACGGGCATCGCCTCGTTGCTCGTCCTCGGGGTCGGTCTCACCGCGCTGTTCCTCGGATTCGACTGGTTCTGGGTCGTGTTCGCCGTCGGCTTCGCTGTCGTCGTTCCCATCGTGAGCATACTCGCGGGTGAGGACGAATCGGAGACCGACGAGTTCCCGACCCCTCCGTCGGAACCAACCACCGACGACCCGCTCGAGACCCTCCGTCGGCGGTACGCCGCGGGTGAACTCACGGAAGAACAGTTCGAGCGCAAACTCGAGGCGCTCTTAGAGACCGAGACCATGGAGGCCGTCGAAGACCGCGCTCGGCGTCGCGGTCGGACTCCCGCAGACGACTCCGTGGACGACCCGGAAACGGAGCGCGAGACGAGCTGA
- a CDS encoding AAA family ATPase, producing the protein MDAPLWTETHAPALSELPQPEVRDRLRRTVDEPMNLVLQGPPGVGKTAAVRALARETHDDPDTDLVELNVADFFDRSKKQIREDPRFEHFLQGQTEFSKQYRRGSGSNKYKRDWSKRDMLRHVIQEYAGYSPTSGEYKTILLDNAEAIREDFQHALRRVMERNHQTTQFVIATRQPSRLIPPIRSRCFVVPVRKPTTDELRDVLEHVVEAEDVAYDAAGLEFIAGYANGNVRRAVLSAQTTATEAGEITMDAAHRAIKEAGRDDELKEILADARAGDYRDARKALGTLLDDEGYEGGDLLQALLSVARRSDIGGDDLARLHRIAGEVDHDLVTGTDDRLHLTHLLTAWGAEAHA; encoded by the coding sequence ATGGACGCGCCGCTCTGGACAGAGACACACGCGCCGGCGCTCTCGGAACTCCCCCAACCGGAGGTCCGCGACCGACTCCGGCGGACCGTCGACGAACCTATGAACCTCGTGCTACAGGGGCCGCCGGGCGTCGGTAAGACGGCTGCCGTTCGGGCACTCGCACGCGAGACACACGACGACCCCGACACCGACCTCGTCGAACTCAACGTCGCCGACTTCTTCGACCGCTCGAAGAAACAGATTCGCGAGGACCCGCGCTTCGAACACTTCCTGCAGGGACAGACGGAGTTCTCGAAGCAGTACCGCCGGGGGAGCGGGTCGAACAAGTACAAGCGCGACTGGTCGAAACGCGACATGCTCCGGCACGTCATCCAGGAGTACGCGGGCTACTCACCGACCAGCGGTGAGTACAAGACCATCTTGCTCGATAACGCCGAAGCCATCCGCGAGGACTTCCAGCACGCGCTCCGTCGCGTGATGGAACGGAACCACCAGACGACGCAGTTCGTCATCGCCACCCGCCAGCCCTCCCGACTCATCCCGCCCATCCGCTCGCGCTGTTTCGTCGTCCCCGTCCGCAAGCCGACGACGGACGAACTCCGCGACGTGCTGGAACACGTCGTCGAGGCCGAGGACGTCGCGTACGACGCCGCCGGCTTAGAGTTCATCGCGGGCTACGCCAACGGGAACGTCCGTCGCGCCGTGCTGAGCGCACAGACGACGGCCACCGAGGCTGGAGAGATAACCATGGACGCCGCCCACCGCGCTATCAAGGAGGCCGGCCGCGACGACGAACTCAAGGAGATCCTCGCAGACGCACGCGCCGGCGACTACCGCGACGCCCGGAAAGCCCTCGGGACGCTCCTCGACGACGAGGGGTACGAGGGCGGCGACCTGCTCCAGGCGCTCCTCAGCGTGGCCCGTCGGAGCGACATCGGCGGCGACGACCTCGCCCGCCTCCACCGCATCGCCGGCGAGGTCGACCACGACCTCGTCACCGGGACGGACGACCGCCTCCATCTGACGCATCTCCTCACCGCCTGGGGAGCGGAGGCCCACGCGTGA
- a CDS encoding protein sorting system archaetidylserine decarboxylase, translating to MNFAPGARKWALPPLVGAMIFAFLLPPLAVVLLGFGLFALWNFRDPERYPPTVGIVAPADGTVSVVREEDDQFRVGVYMSPLDVHVVRAPKKGYVDGVDHSPGANKPAFSKDSEKNERVDVDFGLFEVSLIAGWFARRIAPYVHDGDSVAKGDRLGHIAFGSRADVLLPPSIDRDHLLVEEGDSVRAGETVIAEVPDDDDV from the coding sequence GTGAACTTCGCACCCGGCGCCCGCAAGTGGGCGCTCCCGCCGCTCGTCGGCGCGATGATTTTCGCGTTCCTCCTCCCACCGCTGGCCGTCGTCCTCCTCGGGTTCGGCCTGTTCGCCCTCTGGAACTTCCGCGACCCCGAACGCTACCCACCGACCGTGGGTATCGTCGCGCCCGCCGACGGGACGGTGTCGGTCGTGCGCGAAGAGGACGACCAGTTCCGCGTCGGCGTCTACATGAGCCCACTCGACGTCCACGTCGTCCGCGCGCCGAAGAAGGGCTACGTCGACGGCGTCGACCACTCCCCGGGCGCGAACAAGCCGGCGTTCTCGAAGGACTCCGAGAAGAACGAGCGCGTCGACGTCGACTTCGGGCTCTTCGAGGTGTCGCTCATCGCGGGCTGGTTCGCCCGTCGCATCGCGCCGTACGTCCACGACGGCGACTCGGTCGCCAAGGGCGACCGCCTCGGTCACATCGCGTTCGGCTCCCGCGCGGACGTCCTCCTCCCACCCTCCATCGACCGCGACCACCTCCTCGTCGAGGAGGGTGATTCGGTCAGAGCCGGCGAGACGGTCATCGCCGAGGTCCCGGACGACGACGACGTCTGA
- a CDS encoding methyltransferase domain-containing protein, whose protein sequence is MYGLELAGTDDAYAACEARVAASDVTVEAPGLAVARGVDTARVRNLAYTHRAAELVGRTDASVESAKALLAAAGIDRTGSVAVRARDVRSATGVSTREAEVELGSVLTERGFSVDLDDPDHVLCAWFSGTRCLLGWQVAESVRDFSTRQPTDRPFFQPGSMDPLDARWAVNVAGAGEGTRLVDPMCGTGGFLIEAGLVGSEVVGLDAQWKMTRGSRENLTAYLDDEFEVLRGDATALPLRDDSADGVVVDVPYGRQSKVATHTLSELVSGALSEAARIAPRAVVVADRSWETEAEAVGWTVDDRFERYVHGSLTRHVHVLRK, encoded by the coding sequence GTGTACGGGCTGGAACTCGCCGGGACCGACGACGCCTACGCGGCGTGCGAGGCACGGGTGGCCGCGAGCGACGTGACCGTCGAGGCCCCGGGGCTAGCCGTCGCCCGTGGCGTCGACACCGCACGCGTTCGGAACCTGGCGTACACCCACCGGGCGGCCGAACTCGTCGGCCGAACCGACGCGAGTGTCGAGAGCGCGAAGGCGCTCCTCGCGGCGGCCGGCATCGACCGGACGGGAAGCGTCGCCGTCCGGGCGCGCGACGTCCGGTCGGCGACCGGCGTCTCGACGCGGGAGGCCGAAGTCGAACTCGGAAGCGTCCTCACAGAGCGCGGGTTCTCGGTCGACCTCGACGACCCAGACCACGTCCTCTGTGCGTGGTTCTCCGGTACTCGCTGCCTGCTCGGGTGGCAGGTGGCCGAAAGCGTCCGCGACTTCTCGACCAGACAGCCGACTGATCGACCCTTTTTCCAGCCGGGGAGCATGGACCCCCTCGACGCCCGCTGGGCCGTCAACGTCGCCGGCGCGGGGGAGGGGACGAGACTCGTCGACCCGATGTGTGGGACCGGCGGCTTCCTCATCGAGGCCGGCCTCGTCGGGAGCGAGGTGGTCGGTCTCGACGCACAGTGGAAAATGACCCGGGGGTCGAGAGAGAACCTCACAGCCTACCTCGACGACGAGTTCGAGGTCCTCAGGGGAGATGCGACCGCGCTCCCGCTGAGAGACGACAGCGCCGACGGCGTCGTCGTCGACGTCCCCTACGGACGGCAGTCGAAGGTGGCGACGCACACGCTGTCCGAACTGGTCTCGGGCGCACTGTCCGAGGCGGCCCGCATCGCGCCGCGAGCGGTCGTCGTCGCCGACCGCTCGTGGGAGACGGAAGCCGAAGCGGTGGGCTGGACGGTCGACGACCGGTTCGAGCGGTACGTCCACGGGTCGTTGACGCGGCACGTTCACGTCCTGCGGAAGTGA
- a CDS encoding TATA-box-binding protein, translated as MRDPKETINIENVVASTGIGQELDLQSVAMDLEGADYDPEQFPGLVYRTQNPKSAALIFRSGKIVCTGAKSTDAVHESLEIVFDKLRELEIPVEDAPEITVQNIVTSADLGVSLNLNAIAIGLGLENIEYEPEQFPGLVYRISDPSVVALLFGSGKLVITGGKEPSDAEEAVDNIVSRLDELGLLAE; from the coding sequence ATGAGGGACCCAAAGGAGACCATCAACATCGAGAACGTGGTCGCGTCGACGGGCATCGGGCAGGAACTCGACCTGCAGAGCGTCGCGATGGACCTCGAAGGTGCCGACTACGACCCCGAGCAGTTCCCCGGTCTCGTCTATCGGACACAGAACCCCAAATCTGCGGCGCTCATCTTCCGCTCCGGCAAGATCGTCTGCACCGGTGCCAAGAGCACCGACGCGGTCCACGAGAGTCTCGAGATCGTCTTCGACAAGCTCCGCGAACTGGAGATTCCTGTCGAGGACGCCCCCGAGATTACCGTCCAGAATATCGTCACCTCCGCGGACCTCGGTGTGAGCCTTAACCTCAACGCCATCGCCATCGGCCTCGGGCTGGAGAACATCGAGTACGAACCCGAGCAGTTCCCCGGCCTCGTCTACCGCATCTCCGACCCGAGCGTCGTCGCGTTGCTCTTCGGCTCCGGTAAACTCGTCATCACCGGCGGGAAGGAACCCTCGGACGCCGAGGAAGCCGTCGACAACATCGTCTCCCGGCTCGACGAACTCGGTCTCCTCGCCGAATAG
- a CDS encoding DUF7473 family protein: MVVLQTVPSGSPAQVAGTFALFALFFTVTAHLAARNVLGDVEVKRAFAVGPAIPAISFVFVALSWPAALALPLALAADFGLFRYVYGRSNRLTAYLTLIHVVVSIILGVIVFGLLALVQSAPG; encoded by the coding sequence ATGGTCGTTCTCCAGACCGTACCCTCTGGCAGCCCGGCACAGGTGGCCGGCACATTCGCCCTCTTCGCGCTCTTTTTCACCGTCACGGCGCACCTCGCCGCCAGGAACGTCCTCGGCGACGTCGAGGTCAAGCGGGCGTTCGCCGTCGGGCCGGCCATCCCGGCGATCAGCTTCGTCTTCGTCGCGCTCTCGTGGCCGGCCGCGCTCGCCTTGCCGCTCGCGCTCGCGGCCGACTTCGGCCTCTTCCGGTACGTCTACGGCCGGTCGAACCGACTCACGGCGTATCTGACGCTCATCCACGTCGTCGTGAGCATCATCCTCGGGGTCATCGTCTTCGGGCTGTTGGCGCTCGTTCAGAGCGCGCCCGGGTGA
- a CDS encoding CPBP family intramembrane glutamic endopeptidase: MGSPLALVRRLLWNADERRPRAPWRLLAGVVVIVLSLVGTALALRPLRPMLSPLLVESLSAVAVVTIVTSVVSAGAIAFVGWFVDRRRLSDFGLGLDRDWWLDLGFGLALGAGLMTLVFALELALGWVVVTGTFTASGSFASAFTAVVVLFLVVGVQEELLARGYLLTNVCEGLAGWLGDRGATAVAVFSSSVVFGALHLGNPNATLVSALSISFAGVMLALGYVLTDELAIPIGLHITWNLFQGGVYGFPVSGLGLDAAVIAVSQRGPAVWTGGAFGPEAGLLGVGAIALGTLAIVGYVRFRYQFLAVHPSLTVPDLRWRD, from the coding sequence ATGGGTTCCCCTCTCGCCCTCGTGAGACGGCTCCTCTGGAACGCCGACGAGCGCCGCCCACGCGCACCGTGGCGACTCCTCGCCGGCGTCGTCGTCATCGTCCTCTCGCTCGTCGGGACGGCGCTCGCTCTCCGGCCGCTCCGCCCGATGCTCTCGCCGCTTCTCGTCGAGAGCCTCTCTGCCGTCGCGGTCGTCACCATCGTCACCAGCGTGGTGAGTGCCGGCGCGATCGCGTTCGTCGGGTGGTTCGTCGACCGCCGCCGGCTCTCGGACTTCGGTCTCGGTCTCGACCGCGACTGGTGGCTCGACCTCGGATTCGGGCTCGCGCTCGGCGCGGGCCTCATGACGCTCGTCTTCGCCCTCGAACTCGCGCTCGGCTGGGTCGTCGTCACCGGGACGTTCACCGCGTCGGGGAGCTTCGCCTCGGCCTTTACCGCCGTCGTCGTCCTCTTCCTCGTCGTCGGCGTCCAGGAGGAACTCCTCGCGCGAGGCTACCTCCTGACCAACGTCTGCGAGGGGCTCGCGGGCTGGCTCGGTGACCGCGGCGCGACGGCCGTCGCCGTCTTTTCGTCCTCGGTCGTGTTCGGCGCGCTCCACCTCGGCAACCCGAACGCGACGCTCGTCTCGGCGCTCTCTATCTCCTTCGCGGGCGTGATGCTCGCGCTCGGCTACGTCCTCACCGACGAACTTGCCATCCCCATCGGGCTTCACATCACGTGGAACCTCTTTCAGGGCGGCGTCTACGGCTTTCCCGTCTCGGGCCTGGGCCTCGACGCCGCGGTCATCGCCGTCTCCCAGCGCGGTCCTGCGGTGTGGACCGGCGGCGCGTTCGGCCCCGAGGCCGGCCTGCTGGGTGTCGGTGCTATCGCGCTCGGCACGCTCGCCATCGTCGGCTACGTCCGCTTCCGATACCAGTTCCTCGCGGTCCACCCGTCACTCACCGTCCCCGACCTGCGGTGGCGCGACTGA
- the hisG gene encoding ATP phosphoribosyltransferase has product MRIAVPNKGRLHDPTLNLLERAGLHLDNGADRKLYAGTVDPDVTVLFARAADIPEYVWDGAAAVGVTGYDQVRESGHDLTELVDLEFGKCRLVLAAPEDGDIETAADVSGRTVATEFPTIARDYFRREGIDAEVVEVTGATELTPHVDMADAIIDITSTGTTLAVNRLAVVDEVLSSSARLFAHPDHADDEKVQQLVMALRSVLSAEGKRYLMMNAPRERLDEVREVIPGLGGPTVMDIAGDDRVAVHVVVNEREVYEVVNELKNVGASGILVTEIERLVE; this is encoded by the coding sequence ATGCGCATCGCCGTTCCCAACAAGGGTCGTCTCCACGACCCGACGCTGAACCTGCTCGAACGCGCCGGGCTCCACCTCGACAACGGCGCGGACCGCAAACTGTACGCCGGAACGGTCGACCCCGACGTGACGGTACTGTTCGCCCGCGCCGCCGACATCCCCGAGTACGTGTGGGACGGCGCTGCCGCGGTTGGCGTCACCGGCTACGACCAGGTGCGCGAGTCCGGTCACGACCTGACCGAACTGGTCGACCTCGAGTTCGGGAAGTGCCGGCTCGTCCTCGCGGCCCCCGAGGACGGCGACATCGAGACGGCCGCAGACGTCTCCGGGCGGACGGTCGCCACGGAGTTTCCGACCATCGCCCGCGACTACTTCCGGCGGGAGGGTATCGACGCCGAGGTGGTGGAGGTGACGGGCGCGACGGAGCTCACCCCGCACGTGGACATGGCCGACGCCATCATCGACATCACCTCCACGGGGACGACGCTCGCGGTCAACCGCCTCGCCGTCGTGGACGAGGTGCTCTCGTCGTCGGCGCGGCTGTTCGCCCACCCCGACCACGCCGACGACGAGAAGGTCCAGCAGCTGGTGATGGCGCTCCGCTCGGTGCTCTCCGCGGAGGGCAAACGCTACCTCATGATGAACGCGCCGCGAGAGCGCCTCGACGAGGTCCGCGAGGTCATCCCTGGACTGGGCGGCCCGACCGTGATGGACATCGCGGGTGACGACCGGGTGGCGGTCCACGTGGTCGTGAACGAGCGGGAGGTGTACGAGGTCGTGAACGAACTGAAGAACGTCGGCGCGAGCGGCATCCTCGTCACCGAAATCGAGCGGCTGGTCGAGTAG